A genomic stretch from Bifidobacterium sp. ESL0769 includes:
- a CDS encoding acylphosphatase, translated as MKSGVGKVKARNKTEGRVIRVRAVVTGMVQGVGYRYFAVNEARRCGVAGWVRNRLDGSVEVEVQGEQSVVAAFVQRLGHGPQWGRVDNVETTEIPLSGNEGFEFRVRRDAI; from the coding sequence ATGAAAAGTGGCGTAGGCAAAGTCAAAGCCAGAAATAAAACCGAAGGTCGTGTCATCCGTGTGCGCGCGGTGGTCACCGGCATGGTGCAAGGCGTCGGCTACCGCTATTTTGCGGTCAATGAGGCCCGTCGTTGCGGTGTAGCGGGCTGGGTGCGCAACCGTCTCGACGGTTCGGTGGAGGTTGAGGTGCAAGGCGAGCAGAGCGTGGTCGCCGCGTTCGTCCAACGGCTCGGCCATGGTCCGCAATGGGGTCGTGTCGATAACGTCGAAACCACGGAAATCCCGCTTTCTGGCAATGAAGGCTTCGAATTCCGCGTCCGTCGCGACGCTATCTGA